In Constrictibacter sp. MBR-5, the following proteins share a genomic window:
- a CDS encoding DksA/TraR family C4-type zinc finger protein: protein MATGWARDGAVQDQIDDSIRDAVDGARARLPHGPGATHCEECGDPIPEPRRRALPGVRTCVACQSETDRRVQHSTINRRGSKDSQLR from the coding sequence ATGGCGACCGGCTGGGCACGGGACGGTGCGGTTCAGGACCAGATCGACGACAGCATCCGCGACGCCGTCGACGGCGCCCGCGCCCGCCTGCCGCACGGCCCCGGCGCCACGCACTGCGAGGAATGCGGCGACCCCATCCCCGAACCCCGCCGCCGCGCCCTGCCGGGTGTGCGCACCTGCGTCGCCTGCCAGTCCGAGACCGACCGCCGCGTCCAGCACTCGACGATCAACCGCCGGGGGAGCAAGGACAGTCAGTTGCGGTAG
- a CDS encoding NAD(P)/FAD-dependent oxidoreductase: MTSSTASASPSATHPAIRTDPATGRKLFATRAAKATERIAGKGYSAVSDEALKTLPPPPPGAKFDAEEQARYREFKESRRGAADYMAMEGEFARYLDDVYSAPPVEREALSDDCEVLVIGAGFGALLLWYKLRAAGFTDVRFCEKGGDVGGTWYWNRYPGIACDVEAYSYLPLLEEMGYFPSMKFASGFEILEYCQAMAERYGFYDRCLFHTTVERTEWDEGESRWTVHTDRGDAMKARFVVLANGILTTPKLARIEGMESFAGQSFHTSRWDYTVDLEGKRVGIIGTGATAVQVVPELAKIVRELYVFQRTPSTIDVRDQRATTEAEIEQWKQEPGWALARRERLATISSGRTALQGNDDFLSGKVEAVKPKRKYERELTPEERIQAQLNTNFRIMEQIRARVDAVVKDPKTAAALKPYYPYGCKRPTFHDEFLPSFNLPHVTLVDTAPLGVKKITPAGVVHDGVEYPLDVLVYATGFEWMATGSFNMIVGRDGRTLREKWREGGVRTFLGLHSHGFPNLFIMSGPQGGGGQFNFTRGLEGHTDYVVWMLKTLRAQGAATVDVTREAEEDYAAHCRDADILTRPLRDCLSYYNGDGNAEPGSLAYYGGPAKWHERRIAAQSSLEPYVFEGAAAPVAAAGE, from the coding sequence GGCCGCAAGCTCTTCGCCACGCGTGCCGCCAAGGCCACCGAACGCATCGCCGGCAAGGGCTATTCGGCCGTGTCCGACGAGGCGCTGAAGACGCTGCCGCCGCCGCCGCCGGGGGCGAAGTTCGATGCCGAGGAGCAGGCGCGCTACCGCGAATTCAAGGAATCGCGGCGGGGTGCCGCCGACTACATGGCGATGGAGGGCGAGTTCGCCCGCTATCTCGACGACGTCTATTCCGCGCCGCCGGTGGAGCGCGAGGCACTGTCGGACGACTGCGAGGTGCTGGTCATCGGCGCCGGCTTCGGCGCGCTGCTGCTCTGGTACAAGCTGCGCGCCGCCGGCTTCACCGACGTGCGCTTCTGCGAGAAGGGCGGCGACGTCGGCGGCACCTGGTACTGGAACCGCTATCCCGGCATCGCCTGCGACGTCGAGGCCTACTCCTACCTGCCGCTGCTGGAGGAGATGGGCTACTTCCCGTCGATGAAGTTCGCCTCGGGCTTCGAGATCCTGGAATACTGCCAGGCGATGGCCGAGCGCTACGGCTTCTACGACCGCTGCCTGTTCCACACCACGGTCGAGCGCACCGAATGGGACGAGGGCGAGAGCCGCTGGACCGTGCACACCGACCGCGGCGACGCGATGAAGGCGCGCTTCGTCGTGCTGGCCAACGGCATCCTGACCACGCCCAAGCTGGCGCGCATCGAGGGCATGGAGAGCTTCGCCGGCCAGTCCTTCCACACCTCGCGCTGGGACTACACCGTCGACCTGGAGGGCAAGCGCGTCGGCATCATCGGCACCGGCGCCACCGCCGTGCAGGTGGTGCCCGAACTCGCCAAGATCGTGCGCGAGCTCTACGTCTTCCAGCGCACGCCCTCGACCATCGACGTGCGCGACCAGCGCGCGACGACCGAGGCCGAGATCGAGCAGTGGAAACAGGAGCCCGGCTGGGCGCTGGCGCGGCGCGAGCGGCTCGCCACCATCTCCTCGGGCCGCACCGCGCTCCAGGGCAACGACGACTTCCTCTCCGGCAAGGTCGAGGCGGTGAAGCCGAAGCGGAAATACGAGCGCGAGCTGACCCCGGAGGAGCGCATCCAGGCGCAGCTCAACACCAATTTCCGCATCATGGAGCAGATCCGCGCCCGCGTGGACGCCGTGGTGAAGGACCCGAAGACGGCCGCCGCGCTCAAGCCCTACTATCCCTACGGCTGCAAGCGGCCGACCTTCCACGACGAGTTCCTGCCGTCCTTCAACCTGCCCCACGTCACCCTGGTCGACACGGCCCCGCTCGGCGTGAAGAAGATCACGCCGGCCGGCGTGGTGCATGACGGCGTCGAATATCCGCTCGACGTCCTGGTCTACGCCACCGGCTTCGAGTGGATGGCGACCGGCAGCTTCAACATGATCGTCGGCCGCGACGGCCGCACCCTGCGCGAGAAGTGGCGCGAGGGCGGCGTGCGCACCTTCCTCGGGCTGCACAGCCACGGCTTCCCCAACCTCTTCATCATGTCGGGGCCCCAGGGCGGCGGCGGCCAGTTCAACTTCACCCGCGGCCTGGAAGGCCACACCGACTATGTTGTGTGGATGCTGAAGACCCTGCGCGCCCAGGGTGCGGCCACCGTCGATGTGACGCGGGAGGCCGAGGAGGACTATGCCGCCCACTGCCGCGACGCCGACATCCTCACCCGGCCGCTGCGCGACTGCCTGTCCTACTACAACGGCGACGGCAACGCCGAGCCGGGCAGCCTCGCCTATTACGGCGGCCCGGCGAAATGGCACGAACGCCGCATCGCCGCGCAGTCGTCGCTGGAGCCATACGTGTTCGAGGGCGCGGCGGCGCCGGTCGCGGCGGCGGGGGAGTGA